One Dermatophagoides farinae isolate YC_2012a chromosome 1, ASM2471394v1, whole genome shotgun sequence genomic region harbors:
- the LOC124492426 gene encoding uncharacterized protein LOC124492426 codes for MMDTTTTTAVDRDGNALGGLFQNIIVDLRNGANNWDDLLLKANKFHLQLKSTISSSTAFLDAFQKIADMATTTRGGTKEIGSALTRLCLRNRSVEAKLKSLTSSLFDSFISPLQDRVDEWKKIISQIDKEHSKEIKRLKQFRKKHSSEMRVTSAFANNTFRMRKHLPRGKLKNDFPRIGSMYDVDKIIESVDCNNKEKYFMLEEVEKNYVRRALIEERIHYCLFFNLLRPVIEEEISMLQEIIHLEEILTTLTSLTNDPHKLPTSSENFLHSLQLNDSIVPILDSTYSEYGSHHHNHHSRKSSISSMDSLNTLSTDSVSFRNVKSLSQPNIIPGFRPKSIASQDSGFLSHDYNIPNIGRLVIYNGVNKINKDSTTADKDRICMLNGKSIRCLSTIESNDEKEIKEKVEYATSAPLYHSNTACPQPIYVNIHDACDRTRFTSEGSLTPTNHDINPIENSNYSKYYNTVNNSNNLQQQQQQQQQTNVESNHTCTKPKPIPPKPPMRHSSKLSTNTANNSLQFMTSETSKRSTLIFVKNTDNPDFPPPPPEAFIRPAEQCEKVADNLCCLYSVPSRNLVFCDNKECLQDYNRQTYRTPIYHSTSLNAFSMDSNQSSSSISQQEYHKNHDDNGCHDSQYDNHHHYQSSINLSSKHH; via the exons ATGAtggatacaacaacaacaacggctgTCGATCGCGATGGAAATGCATTAGGTGGCCTATTTCAGAATATAATTGTCGATCTAAGG AATGGCGCCAACAATTGGGATGATCTATTATTGAAAGCCAACAAGTTTCATCTACAGCTAAA ATCAACCATAAGCTCGTCGACCGCTTTTTTGGATGCCTTCCAGAAGATTGCCGACATGGCTACAACAACCCGAG GAGGAACCAAGGAAATTGGAAGTGCATTAACAAGATTGTGTCTAAGAAATCGTTCGGTCGAAGCTAAACTAAAATCATTGACTAGTTCATTATTCGATAGTTTCATTTCACCATTACAAGATCGTGttgatgaatggaaaaaaattatttcacaAATCGATAAGGAACATAGTAAAGAAATAAAGAGGCTCAAACAATTCCgtaaaaaacattcatcagAAATGCGTGTTACATCGGCTTTTGCCAACAATACGTTCAGGATGAGGAAACATTTACCACGAGGTAAATTGAAGAACGATTTCCCACGTATTGGTTCCATGTACGATGTGGACAAGATTATTGAATCTgttgattgtaataataaagaaaaatattttatgcTCGAAGAGGTAGAAAAGAACTATGTACGCCGTGCATTGATTGAAGAACGAATACattattgtctttttttcaaccTTCTTCGGCCAGTCATTGAAGAAGAGATATCAATGCTACAAGAAATAATCCATTTGGAAGAGATTCTCACCACATTGACTAGCCTGACTAATGATCCACATAAATTACCGACTTcaagtgaaaattttttacatagtttacaattgaatgattcaataGTTCCAATACTTGATTCAACCTATTCAGAGTATggttctcatcatcataatcatcattctcgaAAATCAAGCATATCATCCATGGACAGTTTGAACACCCTATCAACTGATAGTGTTTCATTTAGAAAtgtaaaatcattatcacag CCAAACATTATACCTGGTTTCAGACCGAAAAGCATCGCCTCACAAGATTCAGGTTTTTTATCACACGATTATAATATTCCCAACATTGGACGTTTGGTAATCTACAATGGTGTCAACAAGATTAATAAAGATTCAACT aCTGCTGATAAAGATCGTATTTGCATGTTGAATGGAAAATCGATTCGATGTTTATCgacaatcgaatcgaatgatgagaaagaaattaaagaaaaagttGAATATGCAACAAGTGCACCATTATATCATTCGAATACTGCTTGTCCACAGCCAATCTATGTCAATATTCATGATGCCTGTGATCGTACACGATTCACATCGGAAGGATCATTGACGCCCACTAATCATGATATTAATCCTATTGAAAATAGTAATTATAGTAAATATTATAACACTGTaaacaattcaaacaatttacaacaacaacaacaacaacaacagcaaacaaACGTAGAATCAAATCATACATGTACGAAACCAAAACCAATACCACCGAAACCTCCTATGCGTCATAGTTCTAAATTATCAACCAATACAGCAAATAATTCATTGCAATTTATGACGTCTGAAACAAGTAAAAgatcaacattgatttttgttaaGAATACTGATAATCCGGATTTCCCGCCTCCACCACCGGAAGCTTTCATACGACCAGCTGAACAATGTGAAAAAGTTGCTGATAATCTATGCTGTCTTTATTCGGTTCCAAGCAGGAATTTAGTATTTTGCGATAACAAAGAATGTCTACAAGATTATAATAGACAGACATATCGAACGCCAATATATCATAGTACATCGTTGAATGCATTTTCAATGGATTCGAAccaatcatcgtcatcgattAGCCAGCAAGAATATCACAAAAATCATGACGACAATGGTTGCCATGATTCTCAatatgacaatcatcatcattatcaaagttcaattaatttatcatcTAAACATCATTGA
- the LOC124492507 gene encoding uncharacterized protein LOC124492507 — protein sequence MAEITYTTEEPFFDTEFISTKLGLVRICQFVISLLSLIVIEIPRCKFLRSVNFYVFIASYCLIFSILVIIIFITRFYRQLEQYINLPLTLMANEVVALILWLIASFFIIFASCDHGPQVAYIIAGILGFLAMIAFSYSLKISYNWFRNGTLTVSA from the exons atggctGAAATAACTTATACTACTGAAGAACCATTCTTTGATACGGAATTTATTTCAACCAAACTTGGTTTGGTTCGAATTTGTCAATTT GTTATTTCATTGTTGAGTTTGATTGTCATCGAAATACCTCGTTGCAAATTCTTACGTAGTGTCAACTTTTATGTGTTCATTGCTTCGTATTGTCTAATATTTTCCATATTAGTGATAATCATATTTATCACACGTTTCTATCGACAACTTGAACAATATATTAATCTTCCTTTGACG tTAATGGCCAATGAAGTGGTCGCCTTGATTCTTTGGTTGATTGcctcatttttcatcatatttgcTAGTTGTGACCATGGACCACAGGTTGCTTATATTATTGCAGGT ATTCTCGGCTTTCTTGCAATGATTGCCTTTTCGTATTCTTTGAAAATATCATACAATTGGTTTCGAAATGGAACATTAACAGTTTCGGCATAA
- the LOC124492480 gene encoding uncharacterized protein LOC124492480 isoform X2, with amino-acid sequence MNDNNNKNNDDNNVNQSKKIANHNHKKDDYENKKNENEKSESSPKTRIELAKSDIKVILNFSESSNTFSNKINIIKNDNDHNSNDDNNSNNNGNEIHACIDCGKCYSTSSNLTRHRQTHRSVTDKKARVCPHCDKIYVSMPAYSMHVRTHTQGCRCNYCGKCFSRPWLLQGHIRTHTGEKPFKCHICNKAFADKSNLRAHVQTHSMTKPFICKRCGKTFALKSYLYKHEESSCLRHQEHKRNIHRYHHHHHHHHQKTLPNQNHR; translated from the exons AtgaacgataataataataaaaataatgatgacaacaatgtcaatcaatcgaaaaaaattgctaaTCATAACCACAAaaaagatgattatgaaaataaaaaaaatgaaaatgaaaaatccgaatcatcaccaaaaacaagaattgaattggCTAAATCTGATATAAAA gtgattttgaatttttcggAATCTTCAAATACATTCTCAAACAAgattaatattattaaaaatgataatgatcacaATAGCaacgatgacaacaacagtaataataatggcaatgAAATTCATGCTTGTATTGATTGTGGTAAATGTTATAGTACATCATCGAATTTAACACGTCATAGGCAAACACATCGTAGTGTTACAGATAAAAAAGCACGTGTTTGTCCACATTGTGATAAAATCTATGTATCGATGCCGGCCTATTCGATGCATGTTCGAACACATACACAAGGTTGTCGTTGTAATTATTGCGGTAAATGTTTTAGTAGACCATGGCTATTACAGGGCCATATCCGTACACATACCGGTGAGAAACCGTTTAAATGTCATATCTGTAACAAGGCATTTGCCGATAAAAG CAATCTACGTGCACATGTTCAAACACATTCAATGACCAAACCATTCATTTGTAAACGTTGTGGTAAAACATTCGCATTGAAAAGCTATTTATATAAACATGAAGAATCATCATGTCTACGTCATCAGGAACATAAACGAAATattcatcgttatcatcatcatcatcatcatcatcatcaaaaaacgCTGCCAAATCAGAATCATCGATaa
- the LOC124492480 gene encoding uncharacterized protein LOC124492480 isoform X1: MPRSFLITNKRYGRSSNEILKFNSNLSMNDNNNKNNDDNNVNQSKKIANHNHKKDDYENKKNENEKSESSPKTRIELAKSDIKVILNFSESSNTFSNKINIIKNDNDHNSNDDNNSNNNGNEIHACIDCGKCYSTSSNLTRHRQTHRSVTDKKARVCPHCDKIYVSMPAYSMHVRTHTQGCRCNYCGKCFSRPWLLQGHIRTHTGEKPFKCHICNKAFADKSNLRAHVQTHSMTKPFICKRCGKTFALKSYLYKHEESSCLRHQEHKRNIHRYHHHHHHHHQKTLPNQNHR; encoded by the exons ATGCCTAGATCATTTTTAATCACCAATAAACGTTATGGACGTTCATCGAAtgaaatattaaaatttaattctaACTTGTCGAtgaacgataataataataaaaataatgatgacaacaatgtcaatcaatcgaaaaaaattgctaaTCATAACCACAAaaaagatgattatgaaaataaaaaaaatgaaaatgaaaaatccgaatcatcaccaaaaacaagaattgaattggCTAAATCTGATATAAAA gtgattttgaatttttcggAATCTTCAAATACATTCTCAAACAAgattaatattattaaaaatgataatgatcacaATAGCaacgatgacaacaacagtaataataatggcaatgAAATTCATGCTTGTATTGATTGTGGTAAATGTTATAGTACATCATCGAATTTAACACGTCATAGGCAAACACATCGTAGTGTTACAGATAAAAAAGCACGTGTTTGTCCACATTGTGATAAAATCTATGTATCGATGCCGGCCTATTCGATGCATGTTCGAACACATACACAAGGTTGTCGTTGTAATTATTGCGGTAAATGTTTTAGTAGACCATGGCTATTACAGGGCCATATCCGTACACATACCGGTGAGAAACCGTTTAAATGTCATATCTGTAACAAGGCATTTGCCGATAAAAG CAATCTACGTGCACATGTTCAAACACATTCAATGACCAAACCATTCATTTGTAAACGTTGTGGTAAAACATTCGCATTGAAAAGCTATTTATATAAACATGAAGAATCATCATGTCTACGTCATCAGGAACATAAACGAAATattcatcgttatcatcatcatcatcatcatcatcatcaaaaaacgCTGCCAAATCAGAATCATCGATaa
- the LOC124491795 gene encoding uncharacterized protein LOC124491795 codes for MDSIFYDHTSPLNNSFDNSTNKASNRVSKCVSPTLQSLVHSTTNVNNNNTHGSEGIPTDLNSPELTLDHISIQQFITNDTVNNQNETSGNHHHHHHHQQQQQRQQQQPIDQESLFSGLIQTNQQQQQQKNQVITGGLNHHHQRQQQQQQQHPHHHQQLHSHQTHHNLNSVQQQQQQQSVNNTHTNNNNSSSNSNSSNGSGNTHSSSTYNNNSNNSYQQQQHTPMPQQPSIGTNRYGLEAGSTVKQEPLDSEDFSTNTCSQTNTVFVSSPFAPNYGNDARITNNNNNNTRSAVEPGDNSNPSSISRAHMAFGMNAATTTTTISSSSSTSSHSGRNNNNNHNRSNKNNSKKHVDKGSDEYKKRRERNNIAVRKSREKAKIRSRETEKKVAELARENEQLRKKVDSLYKELNVLKSLLTTVGVPPESVDSEIEKGLQMESHQMQSNFNSM; via the coding sequence ATGGATTCCATTTTCTATGATCATACATCGCCACTAAATAATTCGTTCGATAATAGTACAAACAAGGCATCGAATCGTGTTTCAAAGTGCGTTTCACCAACATTACAATCCCTTGTTCATAGTACAACAAACgttaataacaacaacacccACGGCTCGGAGGGTATACCGACCGATCTCAACAGTCCTGAGCTCACTCTTGATCATATATCCATACAACAATTCATTACAAACGATACAGTTAACAACCAAAACGAAACTTCcggcaatcatcatcatcaccatcatcatcaacaacaacaacaacgacagcagcagcaaccaATCGACCAGGAATCATTATTCTCTGGATTAATACAaaccaatcaacaacaacaacaacaaaaaaatcaagtgaTTACAGGTGGTttaaaccaccaccaccaacgacagcaacaacaacaacaacaacatcctcatcatcatcaacaacttcattctcatcaaacacatcataatttgaattctgttcaacaacaacaacaacaacaatcagtCAACAACACCCataccaataataataatagtagtagtaacaGTAATAGTAGCAACGGTAGCGGAAATACGCATTCCTCATCCacatacaataataattcaaataattcataccagcagcagcagcacaCACCAATGCCTCAACAGCCTTCAATTGGCACTAATCGTTATGGTCTCGAAGCCGGTTCTACAGTCAAACAGGAACCACTCGATTCCGAAGATTTCTCAACAAACACTTGTAGTCAGACAAAtactgtttttgtttcaagcCCATTTGCTCCAAATTATGGTAATGATGCTCGTataaccaataataataataataatacgaGATCAGCTGTCGAACCGGGAGATAATTCAAATCCATCATCGATATCAAGGGCGCATATGGCATTCGGTATGAATGCcgctacaacaacaacaacaatttcatcatcatcatcaacatcatcacattcaggacgtaataataataataatcataatcgtAGCAACAAGAATAATTCGAAAAAACACGTGGATAAAGGATcggatgaatataaaaaacgtCGTGAACGTAATAATATAGCCGTAAGAAAAAGTCGTGAAAAGGCCAAAATACGTAGCCGtgaaacagagaaaaaagttGCAGAATTAGCCAGAGAAAATGAACAGCTacgaaaaaaagttgattcATTATATAAAGAATTGAATGTTCTCAAAAGTTTGCTCACAACTGTCGGTGTACCGCCGGAAAGTGTTGAttcagaaattgaaaaaggaTTACAAATGGAATCTCATCAAAtgcaatcaaattttaattcaatgtaa
- the Elys gene encoding AT hook containing transcription factor 1 homolog: MDTIYDSNQITNVTNIRNINTSLNGRKNTLYFSTPSNYLSAKYVWNIIDSRLEVYSFEQKCNNRLVASFDFGRIFNDSNILITNVIRLADRFELTSHFRHPYKLIVILSLTNAQNYICLLDIRLNSIINTIDFPFIITCAEVVLSGQKDNVNNMPLINELCFMNGCLAIGCEGGLVFFIDLILDSYSPEPLIPKKISIITPNSSHMDMNNKRRTAIFHNQVLCITLNSEAKNKGKFNYRADDGTIMASYLQNQVYISALHYIPQLSLICVGYNFGGFHLYNLQTFILECSCNVDPDLLPVISFSFQSPENDPKNYSYLWVVRGFPYRVPNVFVTHSPVGMSSVFIYLLCYQNRKYIENYGILYDTFKLCCCKFEMLLTSNFSEKNTLNKNHQANSSRLIDMFTIHQILPVSKTIEEETLTNPIDYNYLVIAWETSTGKNKESNFYFCLFDLNQWYKSQMPKSFCIDQNGHCPFISLYSMNTLSKIFQNNIIQAIYLPSISISKFSSNMFYSDIHSYPVSISFNLTVASTSQLCNISYQGIQKRLISFLNSSNLKDLMSNCNDIVVKCFKYGLISGEYPSTDELTSETNSKLFELLNVALENNLNSLLINFIEKDSLYTDGSDWMLLLDWIWTKVESIKSSIDIFVAPLFDLSGTNVSRHDIAKLLCYESHLETLSVLLKQLLKNSTNDSNLGFEKLKARIEIVNLIQNYLKFILFFENFGFLPECQDSDDSVNEDRPRYSYLKTLEFYCKRRDDLMAVNKNFFKSKHILLIDILVKYLEPHIGSIWNCKDHKNLYPPQNLSMLCKIFLLDDVPSVCKKSVLLYFFYDLCDNLNEHGIAQKLSGLISTIDIDQGVQYFIEGIWFLDHQHYDRALQLFTHPMVSTSLSHLKINIGLFNDLMQRIIELFLYENQYEKALTLTMNCNHLILDQEQNENLYIQILLLNGNLSSAFEFQRQRRANSNSYHLLYKLFFVCEKMDTLVQVCRIPLDNFEEEVFIEYLLNSSQSTSKMILVLYFILNNKLVEAINIVKQFEQEFHLEEDNKNIIDLIDAYVTILPTYTLDLAKQILQANNSSKTNGTQSKTVLITNQSITLTPIRKIEESLKKPLYLSPGFSKSKILKTKNQNAIGKLFSILRTPDMKRKLIDSVNNSCRSDLAASKKPILKLASDLSIDTDTGHSKLKVSFLNEIDSSNGEISNNKLTTNELEPMESNSSSSSSSTIKTIEEITLSTPSARRSKMIRKQTVAMDSPTHRMTLRSNRKN; the protein is encoded by the exons aTGGATACCATTTACGATTCTAATCAAATCACAAATGTGACAAATATTCGAAATATAAATACATCATtgaatggaagaaaaaataccCTGTATTTTTCGACACCATCCAATTATTTATCAG CTAAATATGTTTGGAATATAATCGATTCTCGATTAGAAGTGTATAGTTTTGAGCAAAAATGTAATAATCGTTTAGTGgcttcatttgattttggtcGTATTTTCAACGATTCAAACATATTGATCACCAATGTGATCCGTTTAGCTGATCGTTTTGAACTTACATCACACTTTCGCCATCCATATAAATTAATTGTCATTTTAAGCTTGACAAATGCTCAAAATTATATCTGTCTATTGGATATTCGTCTTAATTCAATCATAAATACGATcgattttccattcattataACCTGTGCTGAAGTTGTACTCAGTGGTCAGAAAGATAATGTAAATAATATGCCATTAATCAACGAATTATGCTTCATGAATGGCTGTTTGGCTATTGGTTGTGAAGGTGGTTTAGTCTTTTTCATCGATCTTATTCTCGATTCTTATTCTCCCGAGCCTCTAATTCCAAAAAAgatatcaataataacacCAAATAGTTCTCATATGgatatgaacaacaaacgTCGAACTGCAATATTTCACAATCAGGTTCTTTGTATAACATTGAACAGTGAAGCTAAGAATAAaggaaaattcaattatagaGCTGATGATGGCACCATCATGGCATCCTATCTTCAAAACCAAGTTTATATTAGTGCTCTTCATTATATACCGCAATTGTCATTGATTTGTGTTGGCTACAATTTTGGCGGTTTTCATCTCTATAATcttcaaacattcattctTGAATGCAGTTGCAATGTTGATCCGGATTTATTGCCTGTAATctcgttttcatttcaatcaccTGAAAATGATCCGAAAAATTACTCTTATCTTTGGGTTGTTCGTGGATTTCCTTATCGTGttccaaatgtttttgtAACACATTCTCCCGTTGGAATGTCATCGGTTTTCATCTATTTACTTTGTTATCAGAATAggaaatatattgaaaattatggAATTCTATATGATACGTTCAAGCTATGTTGCTGCAAATTTGAAATGCTCCTCACTTCAAAtttttcggaaaaaaatactttaAATAAGAATCATCAAGCGAATAGCAGCAGATTAATCGACATGTTCACTATACATCAAATACTACCGGTATCGAAAACAATTGAAGAAGAAACGCTGACAAATCCGATCGATTACAACTATCTCGTTATAGCATGGGAAACGTCCACTGGAAAAAATAAGGAATCtaacttttatttttgccTATTCGACCTTAATCAATGGTATAAATCTCAAATGCCTAAAAGTTTTTGCATTGATCAAAATGGCCATTGTccgttcatttcattatattcGATGAATACATTGTCGAAGATTTTTCAGAATAATATCATACAAGCCATCTATTTGCCAagtatttcaatttcaaaatttagtTCAAACATGTTCTATTCGGATATCCATTCATATCCAGTATCAATATCCTTCAATTTGACCGTTGCATCCACTTCACAGCTTTGTAACATCAGCTATCAAGGAATTCAAAAACGTTTAATATCTTTCTTGAATTCTTCAAATCTTAAAGATTTAATGAGTAATTGTAATGATATCGTTGTAAAATGTTTTAAATATGGTCTGATTTCTGGTGAATATCCATCGACTGATGAACTAACAAgcgaaacaaattcaaagcTCTTTGAACTGTTGAACGTTGCATtggaaaataatttgaattctttattaattaattttattgaaaaagattCCTTATACACAGACGGCTCAGATTGGATGCTTTTACTAGATTGGATCTGGACCAAAgtagaatcaatcaaaagtTCTATCGACATTTTTGTTGCCCCACTATTTGATTTATCCGGTACTAATGTTTCTCGACATGACATTGCCAAGTTGTTATGCTATGAAAGCCATCTCGAAACATTATCAGTATTGCTCAaacaattgttgaaaaattccaCTAATGATTCTAATCTTGGTTTCGAAAAACTCAAAGCACGCATTGAAATTGTTAATctgattcaaaattatctaaaattcatattattCTTCGAAAATTTTGGCTTTTTACCTGAATGTCAAGATTCCGACGATAGTGTTAATGAAGATCGACCAAGGTATTCATATTTGAAAACATTAGAATTTTATTGCAAACGTCGCGATGATCTGATGGcagtgaacaaaaattttttcaaaagtaAACATATTCTTCTCATCGACATTCTTGTCAAATATTTGGAACCACATATCGGATCGATTTGGAATTGCAAAGATCATAAGAATCTTTATCCACCTCAAAATCTATCAATGttatgtaaaatttttttgctagATGATGTTCCTTCAGTATGCAAAAAATCAGTTCttctttatttcttttaCGATTTATGCGATAATCTTAATGAACATGGAATTGCTCAAAAGCTTTCTGGTTTGATTTCAACCATCGATATCGATCAAGGTGTTCAATATTTCATCGAAGGAATATGGTTTCTGGACCATCAACACTATGATCGAGCTCTTCAATTGTTCACACATCCAATGGTGTCAACTTCATTGagtcatttgaaaattaacaTAGGATTGTTTAATGATTTGATGCAACGtatcattgaattgttcTTGTATGAAAATCAGTACGAAAAGGCTTTAACATTGACAATGAATTGTAATCATCTTATTCTGGATCAagaacaaaacgaaaatctaTATATTCAGATTTTATTGCTCAATGGAAATTTATCCAGTGCATTCGAAtttcaacgacaacgacgtgCCAATTCAAATTCTTATCACCTTTTGTACAAGCTATTTTTCGTCTGCGAAAAAATGGACACATTGGTTCAAGTTTGCCGTATACCTTTAGACAATTTTGAAGAAGAAGTGTTTATCGAATATCTTCTTAATTCAAGTCAATCAACATCGAAAATGATTCTCGTTTTGTACTTTATTCTAAACAATAAGCTTGTTGAGGCAATTAATATTGTTAAACAATTTGAACAGGAATTCCATTTGGAAGAagataataaaaacattatcgATTTGATCGATGCATATGTTACAATATTGCCAACATATACCCTCGATTTGGCCAAACAAATTCTACAGGCAAATAATTCGAGCAAAACAAATGGAACTCAATCCAAAACTGTTTTAATcactaatcaatcaatcacttTGACTCCTATTCGAAA AATAGAAGAATCTTTGAAAAAGCCACTTTATTTATCGCCAGGATTttcaaaatcgaaaattctcaaaacgaaaaatcaaaatgcgATTGGAAAATTATTCTCAATCTTAAGGACACCGGATATGAAACGTAAACTAATCGATAGTGTCAATAATAGTTGTCGATCTGATTTAGCTGCGTCAAAAAAACCTATTTTGAAACTGGCTAGTGATTTAAGTATCGATACCGATACTGGACATAGTAAATTGAAAGTATCATTTCTCAACGAAATCGATTCTTCTAATGGcgaaatttcaaacaataaaCTGACCACCAATGAATTAGAACCAATGGAATCGAATTCTAGCtctagtagtagtagtacaATTAAAACTATTGAAGAAATAACACTTTCAACACCATCAGCTCGAAG aTCCAAAATGATTCGAAAACAAACCGTAGCTATGGATTCCCCTACACATCGTATGACATTACGAagtaatcgaaaaaattga
- the LOC124492500 gene encoding uncharacterized protein LOC124492500: protein MSPTSKKQPLKLSVKNEMMDQTSSDSSSMEQSDIIGRNKSTSSSKQFGRVNRRTLDKNSDEYKKRRERNNLAVKKSRNKSKQKTQQTQERVNELKEENQRLETKVKILSKELNFLRDLFLAHASSHSGGQSIDDEKSRLMDDRNTDNGQINQSHVISSSFSNKLSSTTSEIEKH from the coding sequence atgagcCCAACAAGTAAAAAACAGCCATTAAAACTTTCtgtcaaaaatgaaatgatggatCAAACATCATCCGATAGTAGCAGTATGGAACAATCGGATATAATTGGAAGAAATAAATCCACATCCAGCTCGAAACAATTTGGCCGTGTTAATCGAAGAACATTGGATAAAAATTcggatgaatataaaaaaaggcGCGAACGAAATAATTTGGCCGTTAAAAAATCTCGAAATaaatccaaacaaaaaacacagcAAACACAAGAACGTGTAAACGAATTGAAGGAAGAAAATCAACGTCTAGAGACAAAAGTGAAAATCCTATCaaaagaattaaattttctaaGGGACTTGTTTTTGGCACATGCATCCTCACATAGTGGTGGacaatcgatcgatgatgaaaaatcacGATTGATGGACGATCGAAACACTGATAATGggcaaatcaatcaatcgcaTGTGATCTCTTCATCATTCTCGAATAAATTATCCTCAACAACATCCGAAATCGAGAAACATTAA